From the Paenibacillus sp. FSL H8-0548 genome, one window contains:
- a CDS encoding GatB/YqeY domain-containing protein, protein MNLSERLTDDMKQAMKNQDKFKLSVIRMMRASVKNLEIDLKRPLDDNEVLDILSREIKQRKDSLQEFKKAGRDDLVAGLEVEIEIIGQYLPEQLTEEEIQEIVTQTIHELGASSKADMGKVMSALLPKTKGRADGKLVNQLVQQHLN, encoded by the coding sequence ATGAACCTGAGCGAAAGATTGACCGACGATATGAAGCAAGCCATGAAGAATCAGGACAAGTTTAAGCTTTCCGTTATTCGTATGATGCGCGCGTCAGTGAAAAACTTGGAAATCGATCTCAAGCGTCCGTTGGACGATAACGAAGTGCTTGATATATTGAGTCGTGAAATCAAACAACGTAAAGATTCCCTCCAAGAATTTAAAAAAGCCGGCCGTGATGATTTAGTAGCGGGTCTTGAGGTCGAAATTGAAATTATTGGTCAATACCTTCCCGAACAGCTGACTGAAGAAGAGATTCAAGAGATAGTAACGCAGACCATCCATGAACTCGGTGCTTCTTCCAAAGCCGATATGGGAAAAGTTATGAGTGCTCTTTTGCCTAAAACAAAAGGACGCGCTGACGGTAAGCTAGTAAATCAACTCGTGCAGCAACATCTTAACTAA
- the rpsU gene encoding 30S ribosomal protein S21: MSETKVRKNETIDAALRRFKRSIAKDGVLAEVKKRKHYEKPSVKRKKKSEAARKRKF; the protein is encoded by the coding sequence GTGTCTGAAACTAAAGTTCGCAAGAATGAAACTATTGATGCTGCTCTTCGCCGCTTTAAACGTTCCATCGCTAAAGATGGAGTTCTAGCTGAGGTGAAAAAACGCAAGCATTATGAAAAACCAAGTGTTAAGCGCAAGAAGAAGTCTGAGGCTGCGCGCAAGAGAAAGTTTTAG
- a CDS encoding histidine triad nucleotide-binding protein — translation MDCIFCKIIEGTIPSKKVFENDRIIAFHDIQPAAPVHLLIIPKKHIPTMNDVADEDASLLAELFAVARQIAKEQGIAESGYRLVNNVNADGGQIVYHLHIHLLGGTKLSPVLTNIQS, via the coding sequence ATGGACTGTATTTTTTGCAAAATAATCGAAGGCACGATTCCGTCGAAAAAAGTTTTTGAGAACGATAGAATTATTGCATTTCACGACATACAGCCAGCTGCTCCGGTACATCTTCTCATCATTCCGAAGAAGCATATCCCGACAATGAATGACGTAGCCGATGAGGATGCATCGTTGCTTGCTGAGCTGTTCGCAGTAGCCCGTCAAATCGCCAAGGAGCAAGGCATTGCAGAGTCTGGCTATCGACTTGTGAACAATGTAAATGCTGATGGAGGGCAAATTGTGTACCATTTGCATATCCATTTGCTAGGGGGAACTAAACTTTCTCCGGTATTGACAAATATCCAAAGTTGA
- the addA gene encoding helicase-exonuclease AddAB subunit AddA, giving the protein MHTAKDSPKPENSIWTDDQWDAIVTSGSNILVAAAAGSGKTAVLVERIIRKISANTDVDRLLVATFTKAAAAEMKDRIRVALEQELERQPDSEHLRRQLALMNRASITTLHSFCMDVIRRYYSLIGLDPGFRIANETESELMRLDVLDQLFEQKYEGAGDEGAFLRLADLYGGERGDEPLYRLVQQLYDFAQSHPWPAHWLRQTAEAFNVADVAALQSSDWVVSLKNDIQLTLEGAVSLLHQALELTRQPAGPAPYAATFDDDLQVVSALAERIHTTPWESWVEPFQAVQFGKLKAMRGDEYDKSLQEQAKELRDNAKKLITALADELFGRTAEQFLEELQELAPLMKALAELVIEFGQAYEAAKRSKGLLDFGDLEHYCLRILRDHSSTPERMMPSVAATEFQQQFDEILLDEYQDTNMVQEAIVSLIERPGTGNRFMVGDVKQSIYGFRLAEPKLFLQKYKSYLSLREAGERSEAEGPKAIRIDLARNFRSRSEVVDGVNAVFRAIMRENVAEMDYDERAELVCGASYPISVPADRCQVEFAVLNKGASKDDEAAAEEDNETVELADDSEQTSGSVPVESAEELKAAQLEARWIAQQLQVLIDSGFQVYDGKRRENRPLQWRDVVILLRATQQWAPIIIEELQSCGIPAYAELSSGYFDATEVETMLSLLRVIDNPYQDIPLAAALRSPLFALDAEELARIRIQSAKGSYYDAVMLSAGNLMLDEETRTKLSLFLNSLDRWREEARQGSLANLLWEIYRETGYYDFVGGLPGGTQRQANLRALHDRARQYEATSFRGLFRFLRFIERMRDSGGDLGTARALGEQEDVVRIMSIHKSKGLEFPVVFVAGLGKLFNQQDVRSAFLKHKELGFGPRFVDPALRISYPTLPYLAIRRAMRKEMLAEEMRILYVALTRPKEKMFLVATVADADAKLKRWLASVDANSWIPDFRVAAARSFIDWLGPLAAMQMAEKEQEAVSAPQWRAGIVSASLFGKEAAAAIEEPSEQDTAKEERLQAVTSLSLLEGIEENEELRLRLEWQYPHQAAALLAAKTSVTEMKRLHAVEDEDAAPLPGQAADVAEEQREQEPSLIPASGYTFRLRRPAFMEEKSLTAAEKGSVNHLLMQHVPLTGNVDEANLKETLDGMIARRLMTTLQSKALDLPAVAAFFEGELGQRLLSAGWVRREVPFSCMFPASRVYPESEESLAQEPILIQGVIDCLFEDEAGIVLLDYKTDRISNQQWTEAAERHRFQLELYAEAIESVLGRKVDECHIFFFDGGQSVSLRK; this is encoded by the coding sequence ATGCATACTGCAAAGGATTCCCCAAAGCCGGAAAACAGCATATGGACGGATGATCAATGGGATGCTATCGTGACGAGCGGCTCCAATATCCTTGTCGCTGCTGCTGCAGGATCGGGTAAAACGGCAGTTCTAGTCGAACGTATTATCCGCAAAATATCGGCTAACACGGATGTGGATCGTCTTCTTGTAGCTACCTTTACGAAGGCGGCGGCTGCAGAGATGAAGGATCGTATTCGGGTCGCCTTGGAGCAGGAGCTGGAGCGGCAGCCTGATTCTGAGCATCTGCGCCGTCAATTGGCTTTGATGAACCGAGCTTCAATTACGACGCTGCACTCTTTTTGTATGGATGTCATCAGGCGTTACTATTCACTTATCGGTCTGGATCCCGGGTTTCGAATTGCCAACGAGACGGAGAGCGAGCTGATGAGGCTTGATGTGCTCGACCAGCTGTTTGAACAAAAGTATGAAGGTGCGGGTGATGAAGGCGCTTTTCTGCGCTTAGCGGATCTTTATGGGGGTGAACGCGGCGATGAGCCGCTTTACCGCCTAGTTCAGCAGCTGTACGATTTCGCGCAAAGCCATCCGTGGCCTGCGCATTGGCTGCGGCAGACGGCAGAAGCGTTCAATGTTGCCGATGTAGCAGCGCTGCAAAGCAGCGATTGGGTCGTTAGTCTGAAAAATGACATTCAGCTTACTTTAGAGGGTGCTGTTTCATTGCTTCATCAGGCGCTGGAGTTGACACGTCAGCCAGCGGGACCAGCACCGTATGCAGCAACATTTGACGATGATTTGCAGGTGGTCAGCGCTCTTGCAGAGCGTATTCATACGACGCCCTGGGAGAGCTGGGTAGAGCCCTTCCAAGCGGTTCAGTTCGGCAAGCTCAAAGCGATGCGCGGGGATGAATATGATAAGTCGCTGCAGGAGCAAGCCAAGGAGCTTCGCGATAATGCGAAGAAGCTGATAACTGCCTTGGCTGATGAACTGTTTGGCAGAACGGCTGAACAATTTTTGGAGGAGCTGCAGGAGCTTGCGCCGCTCATGAAAGCATTGGCAGAGCTGGTCATTGAATTTGGACAAGCGTACGAAGCTGCGAAGCGGTCGAAAGGCTTGCTTGATTTTGGTGATTTGGAGCATTATTGCTTGCGTATTTTGCGTGATCATTCCTCAACGCCGGAGCGAATGATGCCTTCGGTAGCAGCGACTGAATTCCAGCAGCAATTCGATGAAATATTGCTCGATGAATATCAGGACACGAATATGGTACAGGAAGCGATCGTGTCGTTAATCGAAAGACCAGGCACGGGAAATCGTTTTATGGTTGGCGATGTGAAGCAGAGCATATACGGCTTCCGCCTTGCAGAGCCGAAGCTGTTTCTGCAAAAATATAAATCGTATCTTTCCCTCCGCGAAGCAGGCGAGCGTTCGGAAGCGGAAGGGCCTAAAGCAATACGGATCGATTTGGCCCGTAATTTCAGAAGCCGCTCGGAGGTTGTTGACGGGGTCAACGCGGTATTCCGCGCCATTATGCGTGAAAATGTAGCCGAGATGGACTATGATGAGCGTGCTGAGCTCGTTTGCGGCGCTTCTTATCCGATCAGTGTGCCTGCTGATCGTTGTCAAGTTGAGTTTGCTGTTTTGAACAAAGGGGCTTCAAAGGATGACGAGGCCGCTGCTGAAGAAGACAACGAGACCGTTGAGCTTGCTGACGATAGCGAGCAAACGTCAGGCAGTGTGCCAGTGGAATCGGCAGAAGAGCTAAAAGCAGCACAGCTGGAGGCGCGCTGGATTGCTCAGCAGCTGCAAGTGCTCATAGACAGCGGCTTTCAGGTTTACGACGGAAAGCGGCGCGAGAATCGTCCTTTGCAATGGAGAGATGTCGTTATACTGCTGCGAGCAACGCAGCAATGGGCGCCTATCATCATTGAGGAGCTCCAGAGCTGCGGTATTCCTGCTTATGCGGAGCTGAGCAGCGGATATTTTGACGCAACGGAAGTAGAGACAATGCTGTCGTTGCTTCGAGTCATCGATAATCCATATCAGGACATTCCGCTGGCGGCAGCGCTGCGTTCTCCCTTATTTGCGCTTGATGCGGAGGAGCTTGCCCGTATTCGTATTCAATCAGCAAAAGGATCCTATTACGATGCTGTAATGCTTTCGGCTGGCAATTTGATGCTTGATGAGGAGACTCGAACTAAGCTGTCATTATTTTTGAACAGCTTGGATCGTTGGCGTGAGGAGGCAAGGCAGGGCTCGCTTGCGAATTTGCTATGGGAAATATACCGCGAAACAGGCTATTATGATTTCGTCGGGGGTTTGCCAGGCGGCACACAGCGCCAAGCGAATTTGCGTGCGCTGCATGACCGAGCGAGGCAATATGAAGCGACATCCTTCCGCGGCTTATTTCGTTTCCTGCGCTTTATCGAGCGCATGCGCGATAGCGGGGGAGACTTAGGGACGGCAAGGGCGCTCGGTGAGCAAGAGGATGTCGTGCGGATCATGTCTATTCACAAGAGTAAAGGTCTTGAATTTCCTGTTGTATTCGTTGCCGGCTTAGGCAAGCTCTTTAATCAGCAAGATGTGCGAAGCGCCTTCTTGAAGCATAAGGAGCTTGGATTCGGACCTCGCTTTGTTGATCCGGCCTTGCGTATCAGTTATCCTACTTTGCCTTATTTGGCCATTCGCAGGGCGATGCGCAAGGAAATGCTTGCTGAGGAAATGCGTATTCTATACGTTGCTTTGACTCGGCCGAAGGAGAAAATGTTTCTCGTTGCGACAGTAGCTGATGCAGATGCGAAGCTTAAGCGGTGGCTTGCTTCCGTCGATGCCAACAGCTGGATACCGGATTTCCGCGTTGCAGCAGCAAGGTCCTTTATTGACTGGCTGGGACCACTCGCAGCTATGCAAATGGCGGAGAAAGAGCAGGAAGCAGTGAGCGCACCGCAGTGGCGGGCAGGCATTGTTTCAGCCTCGTTATTTGGTAAGGAGGCAGCAGCAGCGATCGAGGAGCCGAGTGAGCAGGACACGGCCAAAGAAGAGCGGCTTCAAGCGGTTACCTCTTTGTCGCTTCTTGAAGGAATTGAGGAGAATGAAGAGCTTCGGTTGCGGCTGGAATGGCAATATCCGCACCAAGCGGCGGCCTTGCTTGCAGCCAAAACATCGGTAACTGAAATGAAAAGACTGCACGCAGTTGAGGACGAGGATGCTGCCCCGCTGCCGGGACAGGCTGCTGATGTGGCTGAGGAGCAAAGAGAACAGGAGCCATCCCTTATACCGGCTTCGGGCTATACTTTTCGTTTGAGGCGCCCTGCTTTTATGGAAGAGAAATCGCTAACCGCTGCTGAGAAAGGCTCCGTTAATCATTTACTTATGCAGCATGTGCCGCTTACAGGAAATGTGGATGAAGCGAATCTGAAGGAAACGCTCGACGGCATGATCGCAAGGCGTCTAATGACGACGCTGCAGTCCAAAGCGTTAGATCTGCCGGCAGTTGCCGCTTTCTTCGAAGGCGAGCTTGGACAGCGGCTGCTCAGCGCAGGGTGGGTGCGGCGCGAGGTTCCTTTCAGCTGCATGTTTCCTGCCAGTCGCGTTTATCCGGAATCTGAGGAATCGCTCGCTCAGGAGCCCATATTAATTCAAGGGGTAATTGACTGCTTATTTGAGGATGAAGCAGGCATCGTTCTGCTTGATTACAAAACAGATCGAATCTCTAATCAGCAATGGACCGAGGCGGCAGAGCGGCATCGGTTTCAGCTTGAGCTTTACGCAGAAGCAATTGAATCCGTGCTTGGCCGCAAAGTGGACGAGTGCCACATCTTCTTTTTTGATGGGGGGCAGTCGGTAAGCTTGAGAAAGTAG
- the addB gene encoding helicase-exonuclease AddAB subunit AddB, with product MSLRFVIGRSGTGKTSYCLNEIREQLRVQPDGPPLVMLVPEQATFQTEYALLQTGELSGTIRAQALSFRRLAFRVMQETGGTALTPIGDTGKHMLLYKIVHRLGQQLELFQSGAEQPGFIDRLAELLTEWKRYGIDAELLQDKQNANNASAGQSTLLNRKLHDLQLIYSQMEQELAGMYIDAEDYLRYLQNGYADAPAMQGAQIWVDGFFGFTPTEFEALGTLIASSAEVTVTLTLNRDYQAGEQPHELDLFHPTAVTYNTLMELAAKHEVEVVPPTILGEALPVRFTSSPMLAHLEKHYSERIPMLISDKEMLDPENIRCGVSLHAAANRRAEVEAVARDIIRRAQHEGLRWRDIAVMVRNNEDYADYIGLVFTDYGIPFFVDQKEKAVHHPLVEFIRSALETVLFGWRYDAVFRCVKTEMLFPMDGSLLREWFDMLENFALAAGIDGWKWLDKRRWHPLVPVSLDDDDEMEVKISEKAQREFDIVLAAREAVVQPLNRFGEALKKAGNVQEMCEALYRLLEHSDAADRLERWGILEAQAGKTQRARSHRQLWDSVMQLLDQLVELAGAETVTPELFAGMIEAGLDSLKLAAVPPALDQVLIGSMDRTRSGQVQVSYVLGANDGVMPMRVKEDGILTEQERERLAEDGLAMAPGVRRRLLDERFMIYNALTAPSRHLWLSWAQADEEGRSLLPSEIIRQIRQLFPGIPIQSIAAEPSPSLSILEQSMFVSQPQRTLSYLIAAIRKWQNGAAIAPFWWDMYNWFAIRPEWQRKLQLLTGSLSYVNQELYLSKETARELYGARLQVSVSRMERFVSCPFQHFAIHGLKLRERKLYRLDAPDVGQLFHAALSKMTNSLGGGWGKATEAELKAVAAQTVDELAPKLQSQILLSSSRFQYIARKLKEIVGQAALMLGEHARRAKFQPVGTEVAFGPDGTLPALRIPLEDGGELEIIGRIDRVDAADTEEGLLLRVLDYKSSSTHLRLEEVAFGLSLQMLTYLDVLVTYAPAWLGKAASPAGVLYFHVHNPVLALTNRVSPAEASGQLLKRFKTRGLISANADTVRLMDDELETGYSELLPVALKRDGTFYSSSSVVTNEQWDVLRQSVRHKIGQIGSAIQAGEVSIEPYRMGTKTPCQYCDYKAVCQFDAQFDGNEYKKLSKPAKEEIWQQLEKE from the coding sequence ATGTCGCTTCGCTTTGTCATCGGACGTTCGGGAACTGGAAAAACATCCTATTGCTTGAACGAAATTAGGGAGCAGCTGCGTGTTCAACCGGACGGGCCTCCGCTCGTCATGCTCGTACCAGAGCAGGCTACCTTTCAGACGGAGTATGCACTGCTTCAAACAGGAGAATTAAGCGGAACGATCAGGGCACAGGCGCTAAGCTTTCGGCGTCTGGCCTTCCGGGTTATGCAGGAAACCGGCGGTACGGCACTTACACCCATCGGTGATACAGGCAAGCATATGCTGCTCTACAAAATTGTCCATCGATTAGGACAGCAGCTTGAGCTTTTTCAAAGCGGAGCGGAGCAGCCTGGTTTTATTGACCGGCTTGCTGAGCTGCTTACCGAATGGAAGCGCTATGGCATTGATGCGGAGCTTTTGCAGGACAAGCAAAATGCGAACAACGCGAGCGCGGGTCAGTCTACTTTATTAAACCGCAAACTGCATGATTTACAGCTAATTTATAGTCAGATGGAGCAGGAACTCGCGGGCATGTATATCGACGCCGAGGATTATTTGCGTTATTTGCAAAATGGATACGCAGATGCTCCCGCTATGCAAGGCGCCCAAATATGGGTGGATGGCTTTTTTGGTTTTACACCTACCGAATTTGAAGCTTTAGGCACGTTAATCGCGTCCTCTGCTGAGGTGACGGTTACACTAACACTTAATCGGGATTATCAAGCAGGAGAGCAGCCGCATGAGCTGGATCTGTTCCATCCGACGGCCGTTACCTATAACACGCTGATGGAGCTTGCAGCCAAACACGAGGTAGAGGTAGTGCCTCCTACCATTCTAGGCGAAGCTTTGCCTGTCCGCTTTACGAGTAGCCCGATGCTGGCCCATCTGGAGAAGCATTACAGCGAGCGCATTCCTATGCTTATATCAGATAAAGAAATGCTTGATCCTGAAAATATTCGCTGTGGTGTATCCCTTCATGCTGCCGCAAATCGTCGGGCTGAGGTCGAAGCTGTCGCGCGTGATATTATTCGCAGAGCTCAGCATGAAGGTTTGCGCTGGCGAGATATTGCAGTGATGGTTCGCAATAATGAGGATTATGCCGATTATATTGGTCTCGTATTTACGGATTATGGCATTCCTTTTTTTGTGGATCAGAAGGAAAAGGCCGTTCATCATCCGCTGGTTGAATTTATCCGTTCCGCTCTGGAAACCGTGCTGTTTGGTTGGCGGTATGATGCGGTGTTCCGCTGCGTGAAGACAGAGATGCTGTTCCCAATGGATGGCAGTCTGCTGCGGGAATGGTTCGACATGCTGGAAAATTTTGCGCTTGCTGCTGGCATCGACGGCTGGAAATGGCTCGATAAGCGGCGCTGGCATCCATTAGTGCCTGTATCACTCGATGATGATGATGAGATGGAAGTGAAAATCAGTGAAAAAGCGCAGCGTGAATTTGACATTGTGCTGGCAGCAAGGGAAGCCGTTGTGCAGCCGCTCAACCGCTTCGGCGAAGCGCTTAAAAAAGCGGGAAATGTTCAAGAAATGTGTGAAGCGCTGTATCGCTTGCTCGAACATTCAGATGCAGCAGATCGCTTGGAGCGCTGGGGAATTCTAGAGGCCCAAGCTGGAAAAACACAGCGTGCCAGAAGTCATCGCCAGCTGTGGGACAGCGTTATGCAGCTGCTGGACCAATTAGTTGAGCTTGCTGGAGCGGAGACGGTAACTCCTGAGCTGTTTGCTGGCATGATTGAAGCAGGGCTGGACAGTCTGAAGCTGGCAGCTGTGCCGCCTGCCCTTGATCAGGTGCTGATCGGCAGCATGGATCGGACCAGATCTGGACAAGTACAGGTCTCCTATGTGCTCGGAGCCAACGATGGCGTGATGCCGATGCGGGTAAAGGAAGATGGCATACTTACGGAGCAGGAGAGAGAGCGGCTTGCCGAGGATGGCCTAGCGATGGCACCGGGAGTACGCCGGCGCCTGCTTGATGAGCGATTTATGATTTACAACGCATTAACTGCTCCTAGCCGGCATTTATGGCTTAGCTGGGCGCAGGCGGATGAGGAAGGGAGAAGCTTGCTCCCATCTGAAATCATTCGGCAGATTCGCCAGCTGTTTCCTGGTATTCCGATTCAAAGCATTGCGGCAGAGCCGTCACCAAGCTTGTCAATCTTGGAGCAGAGTATGTTCGTATCTCAGCCGCAGCGAACTCTTTCCTATTTGATTGCAGCGATTCGAAAATGGCAAAATGGGGCTGCTATCGCTCCATTTTGGTGGGATATGTACAATTGGTTTGCGATTCGCCCAGAATGGCAGCGCAAGCTGCAGCTGCTGACGGGCTCCTTGTCCTATGTGAATCAGGAGCTTTATCTTTCTAAGGAAACGGCAAGGGAGCTCTATGGTGCACGTCTGCAAGTCAGCGTATCCCGTATGGAGCGGTTCGTATCCTGTCCGTTCCAGCATTTTGCGATTCATGGCTTAAAGCTGCGGGAGAGAAAGCTCTATCGATTGGATGCGCCTGATGTCGGGCAGCTGTTTCACGCGGCACTCAGCAAGATGACGAATAGTCTCGGCGGAGGCTGGGGGAAGGCCACAGAAGCAGAATTGAAGGCTGTCGCAGCGCAGACGGTAGATGAGCTGGCGCCTAAGCTGCAATCGCAAATTTTGCTTAGCAGCAGCCGGTTTCAATATATTGCGCGCAAGCTAAAAGAAATCGTTGGGCAAGCGGCTCTAATGCTGGGCGAGCATGCGCGAAGAGCGAAATTTCAGCCGGTCGGAACAGAAGTTGCTTTTGGACCGGACGGCACATTGCCTGCACTGCGTATCCCGCTTGAAGACGGCGGGGAGCTGGAGATTATCGGCAGGATCGACCGTGTCGATGCAGCAGATACGGAGGAAGGCTTGCTTCTGCGCGTGCTGGACTACAAATCAAGCTCGACTCATTTGCGGCTTGAGGAAGTAGCTTTTGGCTTGTCACTGCAAATGCTGACCTATTTGGACGTGCTCGTTACCTATGCGCCCGCTTGGCTCGGTAAAGCCGCATCGCCTGCGGGGGTATTGTACTTCCACGTGCACAATCCTGTGCTGGCATTAACGAACAGGGTGAGCCCTGCTGAAGCGAGCGGTCAGCTGCTTAAGCGCTTTAAGACAAGAGGGCTGATATCAGCTAATGCGGACACGGTCAGACTGATGGATGACGAATTAGAGACCGGCTACTCTGAGCTTCTTCCTGTCGCCTTGAAACGCGATGGCACCTTTTACAGCAGCTCCTCAGTGGTGACGAATGAACAGTGGGATGTGCTTAGGCAGTCTGTTCGGCATAAGATCGGGCAGATTGGCAGCGCCATTCAGGCGGGCGAGGTGTCGATCGAGCCTTACCGAATGGGAACGAAAACTCCTTGCCAATATTGTGATTATAAAGCGGTCTGTCAGTTTGATGCGCAGTTTGACGGGAATGAATATAAGAAGCTAAGCAAGCCTGCGAAGGAAGAAATATGGCAGCAGCTGGAGAAGGAGTAG
- a CDS encoding class I SAM-dependent rRNA methyltransferase: MSNPKIYLQKARKKRLEQGHPWVYATEIDRLEGDAQPGDLVDVVTHQGRYLATGYWNPKSQITVRVVAYQPIAAMDADFFRSRLRDCQEHRRRFVADADCRLVYGEADFLPGLVVDRFDNVLVLQLLTLGMDARREALIEALIDVFQPQGIYERSDVSVRGLEGLEERTGVLYGDCPSILQIEENGLKLEVDIVEGQKTGYFFDQRENRAAIAPLMTGWGGRSGIRLASRETLDAGAQEALSLSGDNRALVPVNANGKLVTFPYWDGASVLECFAHTGSFTLHACKYGAKKVTCLDVSEHAINTAKRNVERNGYSDRVEFVVADAFEYLRAQVKGAEERKQRSLGGADTSKKLEGGAGRTWDVVILDPPAFAKTKSAVPGACRGYKDINLQGLKLVNDGGYLVTASCSYHMRPELFLETIQEAAVDAGKLLRLVEWRAAGKDHPQLLGVNEGHYLKFAIFEVRSK; encoded by the coding sequence GTGAGTAATCCAAAAATATATCTTCAGAAGGCAAGAAAGAAAAGACTGGAGCAAGGTCATCCGTGGGTTTATGCAACTGAAATCGACCGTTTGGAGGGAGACGCGCAGCCCGGTGATTTGGTAGATGTGGTTACCCATCAAGGGCGCTATTTGGCAACGGGCTATTGGAATCCAAAATCACAAATTACGGTGCGTGTCGTTGCCTATCAGCCTATTGCCGCTATGGATGCAGATTTCTTCCGCAGTCGGCTTCGTGATTGCCAGGAGCATCGCCGCCGCTTTGTAGCAGATGCGGATTGCCGTTTAGTATACGGCGAGGCGGATTTTCTGCCAGGCCTGGTGGTTGATCGGTTCGATAACGTATTGGTGCTCCAGCTATTGACGCTTGGAATGGACGCAAGAAGAGAAGCGCTGATCGAAGCACTAATCGACGTGTTTCAACCACAGGGGATCTACGAGCGCAGCGATGTTAGCGTTAGGGGACTTGAGGGACTGGAAGAGAGAACCGGTGTGCTATATGGGGATTGCCCGTCCATTTTGCAAATTGAAGAGAATGGCTTGAAGCTGGAGGTTGATATCGTAGAGGGCCAAAAAACAGGCTATTTCTTCGATCAACGTGAAAATCGTGCGGCTATCGCTCCGCTTATGACCGGCTGGGGAGGCCGGAGCGGAATACGGCTTGCGAGTCGTGAAACTTTAGATGCAGGCGCTCAAGAAGCGCTGAGCTTATCCGGAGACAATAGAGCTCTAGTGCCGGTGAATGCAAATGGAAAACTCGTTACCTTCCCTTATTGGGACGGTGCTTCTGTACTGGAATGCTTTGCCCATACCGGCAGCTTTACGCTGCATGCATGCAAGTATGGCGCGAAGAAGGTGACCTGTCTTGATGTATCGGAGCACGCCATCAACACTGCTAAGCGCAACGTCGAACGCAATGGTTATTCTGATCGCGTAGAGTTTGTCGTAGCAGATGCATTTGAATATTTACGTGCGCAGGTGAAAGGTGCTGAAGAGCGCAAACAGCGCAGCCTTGGCGGTGCTGATACCTCTAAGAAGCTCGAAGGTGGAGCAGGACGAACATGGGATGTCGTTATTTTGGATCCGCCCGCATTTGCCAAAACGAAGAGCGCTGTGCCAGGGGCATGCCGCGGCTATAAGGACATTAACTTACAAGGGCTTAAGCTTGTGAACGACGGTGGATATCTTGTTACGGCAAGCTGTTCCTATCATATGCGTCCCGAATTGTTCTTGGAGACGATTCAAGAGGCTGCAGTAGATGCAGGTAAGCTGCTGCGTTTAGTCGAATGGCGTGCCGCAGGCAAGGATCATCCACAGCTGCTTGGCGTAAATGAGGGACATTATTTGAAATTTGCGATTTTTGAAGTAAGAAGCAAATAA
- a CDS encoding Na/Pi symporter, producing the protein MVHTILIPMLLGFAVFMCGMKLMELALHRLAGPYLTGILARSTATPIHGLAIGTVTTAFLQSSTAVTVIAIGMVNAGLLTFPRTLGIILGTNIGTCITTEIIGLNLNKVAIPLLGFSIGLWLITAIFGELRLIPALRKTRWLDSLRSISVVLCGFALLLTGMTMMQGVGPAVQDSPLFSWFLGKATGSLWWGLAAGAVLTAAVHSSAAVIGIIMGFVSAGVMPIELGIAVVLGANIGTCATALLASIGGSKAGQYVAWSHVILNAGGALLFMPFIGELTAISEWISTTPAGQIARAQTIFNVLSSLLALPFCYLAVFRKIEPTA; encoded by the coding sequence ATGGTTCATACCATTCTCATTCCAATGCTGCTTGGGTTTGCTGTCTTTATGTGCGGCATGAAGCTGATGGAGCTTGCACTTCACCGATTAGCCGGCCCATATTTGACCGGTATTCTCGCCCGCTCAACAGCAACACCTATCCATGGGCTAGCGATTGGCACAGTTACAACAGCTTTTCTTCAAAGCAGCACAGCAGTAACGGTCATCGCTATCGGCATGGTCAACGCGGGCTTGCTTACCTTCCCTCGAACACTAGGAATTATATTAGGCACCAATATTGGCACATGCATCACGACAGAAATTATTGGATTAAATCTTAATAAGGTAGCCATTCCTTTATTAGGCTTCTCAATAGGATTATGGCTAATTACCGCTATATTCGGGGAATTGCGTCTGATACCCGCGCTCCGCAAAACCCGCTGGCTGGATTCGCTTCGATCTATATCCGTCGTTCTGTGCGGCTTTGCATTGCTATTAACAGGAATGACCATGATGCAAGGTGTAGGCCCTGCTGTTCAGGACAGCCCTTTATTCAGCTGGTTTCTTGGAAAAGCAACGGGCAGCCTCTGGTGGGGACTCGCAGCCGGTGCCGTTCTCACAGCAGCTGTCCATAGCAGCGCTGCCGTCATCGGTATCATCATGGGTTTTGTTTCCGCTGGCGTTATGCCTATTGAGCTTGGCATTGCCGTTGTGCTTGGGGCTAACATCGGCACCTGCGCAACTGCCCTGCTGGCGTCCATCGGCGGCTCTAAGGCCGGTCAGTATGTAGCATGGTCCCACGTCATACTTAATGCAGGCGGGGCTTTGCTATTTATGCCGTTTATCGGTGAGCTTACTGCCATATCCGAATGGATTTCAACGACGCCTGCCGGACAAATCGCCCGTGCCCAGACGATATTCAATGTTTTAAGCTCGCTGCTCGCGCTGCCCTTCTGCTATTTAGCCGTATTCCGCAAAATAGAGCCCACAGCCTAG